A single window of Haladaptatus sp. R4 DNA harbors:
- a CDS encoding ABC transporter permease — MSNDTGRRSGETPLTPIDWEQENSTDRTVPWRFLLFAAGLVGLWLLYRYTNSHGIGVVYSWRPTKLTWLFRVSLLALVCFALPPLVRNTRRNRRYWERFRSNRLAVVSLVSLILFAILAMVGPALLGRPATDPTVARQPPLLFSSKLGLVTSTCVGPTVNGFCHGSWTYPLGTSTLGQDMVLLVLSGMHVSFQVGVITAVFMIPLATVVGLVAGYSGGTVDTVLMRYVDVQQSVPAFVVYLIFVFLAGPSLFAFVVVFGLLNWGSIARLVRSEAIQRREEEYVEAARSAGVSRWTLLRKHLLPNVSNTVLIGTTQKIPQLILLETALTFIGIGDVVATRVVRRHDCDRLVGQFLHGADQGVVDLDDTRRRARLHRRRLEHRRRYVARRVRPAG, encoded by the coding sequence GTGAGCAACGACACCGGCCGACGGTCGGGTGAAACGCCGCTTACCCCCATCGACTGGGAACAGGAGAACAGTACGGACCGAACTGTCCCCTGGCGCTTCCTGCTATTCGCCGCCGGTCTCGTCGGACTGTGGCTTCTCTACCGATATACGAACTCCCACGGTATCGGCGTCGTCTATTCGTGGCGGCCGACGAAGTTGACGTGGCTGTTCCGGGTGAGTCTCCTCGCCCTCGTCTGCTTCGCTCTGCCACCGCTCGTCCGAAACACCCGCCGGAATCGACGGTACTGGGAGCGGTTTCGGTCCAACAGGCTCGCAGTCGTTTCCCTCGTCTCCCTGATTCTGTTCGCCATCCTGGCGATGGTCGGTCCCGCACTCCTCGGGCGTCCAGCCACCGACCCAACGGTCGCCCGCCAACCGCCCCTCCTGTTCTCGTCGAAACTCGGGTTGGTGACGTCGACGTGCGTCGGCCCCACCGTCAACGGCTTCTGTCACGGGTCGTGGACCTACCCGCTCGGAACGAGCACCTTGGGACAGGACATGGTGTTGCTGGTGCTCTCGGGGATGCACGTGAGCTTCCAAGTCGGCGTCATTACCGCCGTCTTCATGATTCCGCTCGCGACGGTCGTCGGTCTCGTCGCCGGATACAGCGGCGGTACGGTCGATACCGTCCTCATGCGATACGTCGACGTCCAGCAGTCGGTTCCGGCGTTCGTCGTCTATCTCATCTTTGTCTTCCTCGCCGGACCGAGCCTGTTCGCGTTCGTGGTCGTGTTCGGACTCCTCAACTGGGGAAGCATCGCCCGCCTCGTCCGAAGCGAGGCCATTCAGCGTCGGGAAGAGGAGTACGTCGAAGCGGCGCGGAGCGCGGGCGTGAGTCGGTGGACCCTCCTTCGGAAACACTTGCTTCCGAACGTCTCCAACACGGTTCTCATCGGGACGACGCAGAAGATTCCGCAACTTATCCTCCTCGAAACGGCCTTGACGTTCATCGGAATCGGTGATGTCGTCGCTACGCGCGTCGTTCGGCGACACGATTGCGACCGGCTTGTTGGACAATTTCTACACGGTGCCGATCAAGGTGTGGTGGATCTGGACGATACCCGTCGTCGTGCTCGTCTTCACCGTCGTCGCCTTGAGCATCGTCGGCGATACGTTGCGCGACGTGTTCGACCCGCGGGGTGA
- a CDS encoding ABC transporter permease, translating into MSRRSYVIKRIAFSVFALYLVLSVTFGFIALTANPGVAQAAYGAAQSARNHRLNATEQKAYVHEAIEQYKEEHDLNEPVWKSYLNWLVDITTFHWGRSHTHHGTPVITLLEGAIPATSRYVVPAMLFALVGGIGLGVYSALHPGSIVERIVTGGSYVGLGIPSYWIVVVAGPGILGLTETLHQFTPHVQTVLLSSVLGISLLAGQLRYARAESREYVYREFVKLLRAKGASNRRVARHILRNAAIPLLSLFFADLIGTLVVNVFVLESVTGVGGIGSLGLGAIQQRDLPLILGVAMVIAFVGILGNLFQDLAYVGLDPRVESE; encoded by the coding sequence ATGAGTCGCCGCTCCTACGTCATCAAACGGATCGCGTTCTCCGTCTTCGCCCTCTATCTCGTGCTGTCCGTCACGTTCGGATTCATCGCGTTGACCGCCAATCCCGGCGTCGCTCAGGCGGCGTACGGTGCCGCGCAATCGGCCAGAAACCATCGTCTGAACGCGACCGAGCAGAAGGCGTACGTGCACGAGGCCATCGAGCAGTACAAGGAGGAACACGATCTGAACGAGCCGGTGTGGAAGAGCTATCTCAACTGGCTCGTCGATATCACGACGTTCCACTGGGGTCGGTCGCACACGCACCACGGAACACCCGTGATCACGCTGCTCGAAGGCGCGATTCCGGCGACATCACGCTACGTCGTTCCGGCGATGCTGTTCGCGCTCGTCGGGGGAATCGGGCTCGGCGTGTACTCCGCGCTGCATCCGGGGTCGATAGTCGAACGGATAGTGACCGGCGGATCGTACGTCGGACTCGGGATTCCGAGCTACTGGATCGTCGTCGTGGCCGGTCCGGGTATCTTGGGGCTCACCGAGACGCTCCATCAGTTCACGCCACACGTCCAGACGGTACTGTTGTCGAGCGTGCTGGGGATTTCGCTGCTCGCGGGACAGTTGCGGTACGCACGAGCCGAATCGCGCGAGTACGTCTACCGCGAGTTCGTCAAGTTGCTTCGCGCGAAGGGCGCATCGAATCGACGTGTCGCCCGGCACATCCTTCGCAACGCCGCGATTCCACTGCTCTCGTTGTTCTTCGCCGACCTCATCGGAACGCTCGTGGTGAACGTCTTCGTCCTCGAATCCGTCACCGGTGTCGGGGGAATCGGTAGCCTCGGTCTCGGCGCGATTCAGCAACGCGATCTACCGCTCATTCTCGGAGTGGCGATGGTCATCGCGTTCGTCGGAATTCTGGGCAACCTCTTCCAGGACCTCGCCTATGTGGGACTCGATCCACGCGTCGAATCAGAGTGA